The following are encoded in a window of Hippoglossus hippoglossus isolate fHipHip1 chromosome 23, fHipHip1.pri, whole genome shotgun sequence genomic DNA:
- the tmem121b gene encoding transmembrane protein 121B — MVSETGNDNLKADYLQYEASYSPDSSSPEAGQLSRRRDTQTTSGSINPEESGSIRPLVSSAAAASCIMTSGEFMQSAPLLAHRTKRSLLYKALCFLLLVFQGGVLDFYLIIFTDLYWCSWIATDLVVISGWGIFFMKNARSKRERACGFHQKGSIFGCNLGEFTYAYLAWLIYVIACTPKVVLILETSILDLVALKVPCGATGFKIVVLLSAPLLYCLINSIIEDLNGATRHHSHSCFLGTCLDLLDSFTLLEMLLRREIPTAYLKYTVISVYFVALAVPVVWLYALTASELRCRWLWARFATGLLVNAPLLVVRCFQVYVYEMPVSVFMFKNIFFLACALLELVEQCAAVRGVRRLAGGSNTAQFSHCVSENDMCPHGYVNTLAVTQS; from the coding sequence ATGGTCTCGGAAACTGGCAACGACAATCTGAAGGCCGACTATCTCCAGTACGAAGCGAGCTACTCCCCCGACTCATCCTCTCCGGAAGCCGGCCAGCTGAGCAGGAGGCGGGACACCCAGACCACCAGCGGCAGCATCAACCCGGAGGAGAGCGGCAGCATCCGGCCCCTGGTCTCCTCGGCCGCGGCCGCCTCCTGCATCATGACATCGGGGGAGTTCATGCAGAGCGCCCCGCTGCTGGCGCACCGGACCAAGAGGAGCCTGCTGTACAAGGcgctctgcttcctgctgctcgtCTTCCAGGGCGGCGTCCTGGACTTCTACCTCATCATCTTCACCGACCTGTACTGGTGCTCGTGGATCGCCACGGACCTGGTGGTGATCTCGGGCTGGGGCATCTTCTTCATGAAGAACGCGCGGAGCAAGCGGGAGCGGGCCTGCGGCTTCCACCAGAAGGGCTCCATCTTCGGCTGCAACCTCGGCGAGTTCACCTACGCCTACCTGGCCTGGCTCATCTATGTGATCGCGTGCACCCCCAAGGTGGTGCTCATCCTGGAGACCTCCATCCTGGACCTGGTGGCGCTGAAGGTGCCGTGCGGGGCCACCGGGTTCAAGATCGTGGTGCTGCTCTCCGCGCCGCTGCTCTACTGCCTCATCAACTCCATCATCGAGGACCTGAACGGGGCCACGCGGCACCACTCCCACAGCTGCTTCCTGGGCACCTGCCTGGACCTGCTGGACAGCTTCACGCTGCTGGAGATGCTGCTGCGGAGGGAGATCCCCACCGCCTACCTCAAGTACACCGTCATCTCCGTGTACTTCGTGGCCCTGGCCGTGCCGGTGGTGTGGCTCTACGCGCTGACCGCGTCCGAGCTGCGCTGCCGGTGGCTGTGGGCGCGCTTCGCCACGGGCCTGCTGGTCAACGCCCCCCTGCTGGTGGTGCGCTGCTTCCAGGTGTACGTGTACGAGATGCCCGTGTCGGTGTTCATGTTCAAGAACATCTTCTTCCTGGCGTGCGCGCTCctggagctggtggagcagtGCGCGGCGGTGCGCGGGGTCCGGCGGCTGGCGGGCGGCAGCAACACGGCCCAGTTCTCCCACTGCGTGTCCGAGAACGACATGTGTCCGCACGGATACGTGAACACCCTGGCCGTCACCCAGTCGTAG
- the mkrn1 gene encoding probable E3 ubiquitin-protein ligase makorin-1, producing the protein MAEAAAAASTAASGVTGGWTKHVTCRYFMHGLCKEGENCRYSHDLTSSEPAAMICKFFQKGNCVFGDRCRFEHCKPAKNEEPPTPQMLPLPSAGPSDPEPSEPTPGTGAQDWVNAAEFVPGQPYCGRAEQVNGESSGPLIEEFDSDTAQDNKQLRKQLCPYAAVGECRYGINCAYLHGDVCDMCGLQVLHPTDSNQRSEHTKACIEAHEKDMEISFAIQRSKDMMCGVCMEVVFEKANPSERRFGILSNCSHCYCLKCIRKWRSAKQFESKIIKSCPECRITSNFVIPSEYWVEDKEDKQKLIQKYKDGMGTKSCRYFDEGRGTCPFGSNCFYKHAFPDGRLEEAQPQRRQTGSNSRNRSSRRTPLWDIFDERESTDSFDNEDEEMVTFELSEMLLMLLAAGTDDEVTDSEDEWDLFHEELDDFYEIYL; encoded by the exons ATGgcggaggcagcagcagcagcgtccaCGGCGGCGTCAGGAGTAACGGGAGGCTGGACCAAACACGTAACCTGCAG ATATTTCATGCATGGACTCTGCAAAGAGGGAGAAAACTGCCGATATTCCCACGATCTGACCAGCAGCGAACCTGCAGCCATGATTTGCAAGTTCTTCCAGAAGGGAAACTGTGTGTTTGGGGACCGttgcag GTTTGAACACTGTAAACCGGCAAAAAACGAGGAGCCACCAACACCGCAGATGCTGCCGCTGCCCTCCGCCGGCCCGTCAGACCCAGAACCCAGTGAGCCAACACCTGGCACAGGGGCACAAGACTGGGTCAACGCTGCTGAGTTTGTTCCAGGACAGCCGTACTGTGGACGGG CTGAGCAAGTGAACGGGGAGAGCTCCGGCCCGCTCATCGAGGAGTTCGACAGCGACACGGCACAGGACAACAAACAGCTGAGGAAGCAGCTCTGTCCGTACGCCGCTGTCGGAGAGTGCCGCTACGGAATCAACTGTGCCTATCTCCACGGCGACGTCTGTGATATGTGTGGCCTTCAGGTGCTCCACCCCACTGACAGCAACCAGCGCTCAGAGCACACTAAG GCGTGCATCGAGGCCCACGAGAAAGACATGGAGATTTCGTTCGCCATCCAGCGCAGCAAGGACATGATGTGCGGTGTGTGTATGGAGGTGGTGTTTGAGAAGGCCAACCCAAGCGAGCGCCGTTTTGGTATCCTCTCCAACTGCAGCCACTGCTACTGTCTAAAGTGCATTCGCAAGTGGAGGAGTGCCAAGCAGTTTGAGAGCAAAATCATCAA GTCTTGCCCAGAGTGTCGAATCACGTCCAACTTTGTCATCCCCAGCGAGTACTGGGTGGAAGATAAGGAAGACAAGCAGAAACTCATCCAGAAATACAAGGACGGCATGGG GACTAAATCGTGTCGATACTTTGACGAGGGCCGCGGGACATGCCCTTTCGGCTCGAATTGCTTCTACAAGCACGCCTTCCCTGACGGGCGACTGGAGGAAGCTCAACCCCAGCGAAGACAGACGGGCTCGAACAGCAGAAACCGG agctCGAGGCGAACACCGCTGTGGGACATCTTTGATGAGAGGGAAAGCACCGACTCCTTCGACAACGAGGACGAGGAGATGGTGACGTTCGAGCTGAGCGAGATGCTCCTCATGCTGCTCGCCGCAGGAACCGACGACGAGGTGACAGACTCAGAGGACGAATGGGACTTGTTTCACGAGGAGCTGGACGATTTCTATGAAATTTACCTATAG